In the Flavobacterium acetivorans genome, one interval contains:
- a CDS encoding diphthine--ammonia ligase: MKKKALFNWSSGKDSALALYKILQSPEFEISCLMTSVNQQFQRISMHGVRVELLEKQAKSIGLPLEIMQIPEMPTMEVYEKMMQQTLEKLRDQGVSHSIFGDIFLEDLRKYREDKLAEIGFEGVFPLWKIPTPDLIQEFINLGFKTIVVCVNERFLDKSFVGRVIDQNFIDDLPENLDVCGENGEFHTFTFDGPIFSRPIDFEVGEIVYRKYEKPKEDSSNTACDTSATDAFDYGFWYCDLIEK; this comes from the coding sequence TTGAAAAAGAAAGCCTTATTTAACTGGAGCAGTGGCAAAGATTCTGCTCTGGCCTTATATAAAATTTTACAAAGTCCCGAATTCGAAATCAGCTGTCTCATGACTAGTGTAAACCAGCAATTCCAGCGTATTTCGATGCATGGAGTGCGGGTAGAATTATTAGAAAAACAAGCCAAAAGTATTGGTTTACCGCTAGAAATTATGCAGATTCCGGAAATGCCCACGATGGAAGTTTATGAAAAAATGATGCAGCAAACACTTGAAAAACTAAGAGACCAAGGTGTCAGCCATTCCATTTTTGGAGATATTTTCTTGGAAGATTTACGCAAATATAGAGAAGACAAATTAGCCGAGATAGGCTTCGAAGGCGTTTTTCCGCTTTGGAAAATCCCGACTCCCGACTTGATACAGGAATTCATAAACCTGGGATTTAAAACTATAGTGGTTTGTGTAAATGAGCGTTTCCTAGATAAAAGCTTTGTTGGTCGCGTTATTGACCAGAATTTTATTGACGATTTGCCCGAAAATCTAGATGTATGCGGAGAAAATGGCGAATTTCATACCTTCACTTTTGACGGGCCTATTTTCTCCCGACCAATTGATTTTGAGGTTGGTGAAATCGTATATCGCAAATACGAGAAACCAAAAGAGGATTCCTCTAACACCGCCTGTGACACCAGCGCAACTGATGCCTTTGATTACGGATTTTGGTATTGTGATTTAATAGAAAAATAA
- a CDS encoding ATP-dependent helicase, with product MQKYISQLNEAQREPVLQKDGPMIIIAGAGSGKTRVLTIRIAYLMHQGIDAFNILSLTFTNKAAREMKKRIADIVGNSEAKNLWMGTFHSVFAKILRSEASLLGYPSNFTIYDSQDSLRAISGIIKEMQLDRDVYKPKQVLSRISNFKNSLITVKAYFNDPDLQEADAMSKKPRMGELYQKYVERCFKSGAMDFDDLLLKTNELLTRFPEVLAKYQNRFRYILVDEYQDTNHSQYLIVRALSDKFQNICVVGDDAQSIYAFRGANINNILNFQKDYEGVKTFRLEQNYRSTRNIVEAANTIIDKNKVKLDKIVWTANDFGPKIKIHRSMTDAEEGRFVAGTIFEQKMQNQMTNGQFAILYRTNAQSRAMEDALRKRDIPYRIYGGLSFYQRKEIKDVLCYLRLVINPKDEEALMRVINYPARGIGDTTVEKLVVAANHYKRSIFEVMQNIDKIDLKLNSGTKQRLKDFVTMIQSFQVINENQDAFYITDHVSKKTGLVQELKKDATPEGMAKIQNIEELLNGLKDFTEGQKEIDGARGALSEFMEDVALATDLDKDTSDEDRVALMTIHLAKGLEFPHVFVVGMEEDLFPSAMSMSTRSELEEERRLFYVALTRAEHQAYLTYAQSRYRWGKLTDSEPSRFIEEIDAQYLEYLTPAESNYRYRPMIDIDVFGDVDKSKLRLAKPANAVPPKHITDKEPKTDLNIRKLKPVSANAPSGSANLFDNKLAAGNVVMHERFGKGQVLNLEGVGADKKAEIKFEVGGIKKLLLRFAKLDIIG from the coding sequence ATGCAAAAATACATTTCCCAACTTAACGAAGCCCAACGCGAACCCGTATTACAGAAAGACGGACCAATGATTATTATTGCTGGTGCAGGTTCAGGAAAAACCCGTGTTTTAACAATCAGAATTGCTTATTTGATGCATCAGGGAATAGATGCATTTAATATTTTATCGCTTACCTTTACCAATAAGGCAGCGCGTGAAATGAAAAAACGAATTGCGGATATTGTTGGAAATAGCGAGGCCAAAAATCTTTGGATGGGAACTTTTCACTCTGTTTTTGCCAAAATTTTGCGTTCCGAAGCTTCTCTTTTGGGTTATCCATCTAATTTTACGATATACGATTCTCAGGATTCCCTGCGCGCGATTTCAGGGATTATCAAAGAAATGCAATTGGATAGAGATGTTTATAAACCCAAACAGGTTTTGAGTAGGATTTCTAATTTTAAAAATAGTTTGATCACTGTTAAAGCTTATTTTAACGACCCAGATTTACAGGAAGCAGATGCGATGTCCAAAAAGCCTCGAATGGGCGAGCTGTATCAAAAATATGTAGAAAGATGTTTCAAATCTGGAGCCATGGATTTTGATGATTTGTTGTTGAAAACCAATGAATTGCTAACTCGATTCCCAGAAGTTCTAGCCAAATACCAAAACCGTTTTCGTTATATTCTGGTGGATGAGTACCAAGATACCAATCATTCGCAATATTTGATTGTAAGAGCTTTGTCGGACAAATTTCAAAATATATGTGTGGTTGGTGATGATGCCCAAAGTATTTATGCTTTTCGTGGTGCCAATATCAATAACATCTTAAATTTTCAAAAAGATTATGAAGGCGTAAAAACCTTCCGACTCGAACAAAATTACCGTTCGACAAGGAATATTGTGGAGGCAGCCAATACCATTATCGATAAAAATAAAGTCAAGCTGGATAAAATTGTTTGGACGGCCAATGATTTTGGTCCAAAGATAAAAATACACCGCAGCATGACCGATGCTGAGGAAGGACGTTTTGTTGCCGGTACCATTTTCGAACAAAAGATGCAAAACCAAATGACCAATGGTCAATTTGCAATTTTATACCGTACCAATGCACAATCCCGTGCAATGGAGGATGCCTTGAGAAAAAGAGATATTCCATATCGCATTTACGGCGGACTGTCTTTTTATCAAAGAAAAGAAATAAAAGACGTACTCTGTTATTTGCGATTGGTAATCAATCCAAAAGATGAGGAAGCATTGATGCGTGTTATTAATTATCCGGCTCGCGGTATTGGTGATACCACAGTTGAGAAACTGGTTGTTGCCGCCAATCACTACAAGCGATCCATATTTGAAGTCATGCAGAATATTGACAAAATTGACTTGAAACTGAATTCCGGTACCAAGCAAAGACTAAAAGATTTTGTGACGATGATTCAGAGTTTTCAAGTAATCAATGAGAACCAGGATGCCTTTTATATCACCGATCATGTTTCTAAAAAAACGGGATTGGTACAGGAACTGAAAAAAGATGCTACACCGGAAGGAATGGCAAAAATTCAGAATATCGAAGAACTCTTAAACGGACTGAAGGATTTCACCGAAGGTCAAAAAGAAATAGACGGTGCTCGTGGCGCTTTATCTGAATTCATGGAAGACGTAGCATTGGCAACGGATTTAGATAAGGATACCAGCGACGAAGACCGTGTGGCTTTGATGACCATACACCTGGCCAAAGGATTAGAATTTCCCCACGTTTTTGTGGTGGGAATGGAAGAGGATTTGTTCCCGAGTGCCATGAGTATGAGCACCCGATCGGAACTGGAAGAAGAACGACGCTTGTTTTATGTTGCCCTGACAAGAGCGGAGCATCAGGCTTATTTGACTTATGCCCAATCGCGTTACCGCTGGGGAAAATTAACAGATAGTGAACCTTCCCGTTTTATTGAAGAAATTGATGCTCAATATTTGGAGTATCTGACTCCGGCAGAAAGTAATTATCGTTATCGACCGATGATTGACATTGATGTTTTTGGAGATGTAGATAAATCAAAACTGCGTTTGGCAAAACCGGCAAATGCAGTGCCTCCTAAACATATCACTGATAAGGAACCCAAGACAGATTTAAATATTCGTAAATTGAAACCAGTTTCGGCCAATGCTCCTTCGGGTAGTGCTAATTTGTTTGATAATAAATTAGCAGCTGGAAACGTGGTAATGCACGAACGTTTTGGCAAAGGACAAGTTTTAAACTTAGAAGGCGTAGGTGCTGATAAAAAGGCAGAAATTAAGTTTGAGGTAGGCGGCATTAAAAAATTATTATTGCGTTTTGCAAAACTGGATATTATAGGATAG
- a CDS encoding sulfite exporter TauE/SafE family protein: protein MDTYIIIFLCLAAFAAGFIDAIVGGGGLIQTPVGLILLPNLPVSTVVGTLKIPAFSGTSFAAFQYLKKVDMNWKLLFIMMGVALPSAFLGSTLLTYMSNDFMKPLLLFVLSLLAIYTYAKKNFGQHVERNISERTQILNAILISFVVGFYDGFIGPGTGSFFVVAFIALMGFDFLHASANAKMVNLATNFGSICLFMIKGKIIWAIALPMAASNALGGWIGAKLAISKGNGFIRIFFLVVVVGTLIRFAYDVFFK, encoded by the coding sequence ATGGATACTTATATCATTATTTTTCTTTGCCTTGCTGCTTTTGCCGCTGGATTTATTGATGCTATTGTCGGTGGCGGCGGACTTATTCAAACACCGGTAGGCTTAATTTTATTGCCTAATTTACCCGTTTCAACAGTTGTTGGAACTTTAAAAATACCAGCATTTAGCGGAACTTCATTCGCTGCTTTTCAATACCTGAAAAAGGTAGATATGAATTGGAAATTATTGTTTATCATGATGGGAGTAGCTTTGCCTTCCGCTTTTTTGGGCTCTACTTTGTTGACTTATATGAGCAATGATTTTATGAAGCCCTTATTGCTTTTTGTCCTTTCGCTTTTAGCGATTTATACCTACGCCAAGAAAAATTTCGGACAACATGTGGAACGAAATATTTCTGAAAGAACACAAATTTTAAATGCAATACTAATCAGTTTTGTGGTTGGTTTTTATGATGGATTTATTGGTCCGGGAACCGGGAGTTTTTTTGTGGTGGCTTTTATTGCCTTAATGGGGTTTGATTTTCTTCATGCTTCTGCAAATGCTAAAATGGTCAATCTGGCGACTAATTTTGGATCGATCTGCTTGTTTATGATCAAAGGAAAAATCATTTGGGCTATCGCTTTACCCATGGCTGCGAGTAACGCTCTTGGCGGATGGATTGGCGCTAAACTGGCTATTTCTAAAGGAAACGGCTTTATTCGAATTTTCTTCTTGGTGGTTGTCGTTGGGACTTTGATTCGTTTTGCTTACGATGTCTTTTTTAAATAA
- a CDS encoding L-threonylcarbamoyladenylate synthase, with product MAQFIKIYEDKPSEAAIAKVVKVLKEGGLIIYPTDTVYGLGCDITNSKALERIARIKGIKLDKANFSFICHDLSNLSDYVKQIDTSTFKLLKRALPGPYTFILPGNNNLPKEFKKKTTVGIRVPDNSIALEIVRQLGNPIVSTSIRDEDDVIEYTTDPELIFEKWQNLVDLVIDGGYGDNVGSTIIDLSGHEPVIIREGKGDVDII from the coding sequence ATGGCTCAATTTATAAAAATATACGAAGACAAACCCAGTGAAGCAGCGATAGCCAAGGTGGTAAAGGTGCTAAAAGAAGGAGGTTTGATAATCTACCCAACAGATACCGTTTACGGTTTGGGTTGCGATATTACGAATTCCAAAGCCTTAGAGCGCATTGCCAGAATAAAAGGAATCAAATTAGATAAAGCTAATTTTTCTTTTATTTGTCACGATTTGAGTAATTTGTCGGATTATGTGAAGCAAATTGACACCTCCACTTTTAAATTGTTAAAAAGAGCCTTACCGGGACCTTATACATTTATTTTGCCTGGAAATAATAACTTGCCAAAGGAATTCAAAAAGAAAACCACGGTAGGAATCCGTGTTCCGGATAATTCCATTGCTTTAGAAATTGTTCGTCAGTTGGGTAATCCCATTGTTTCCACTTCGATTCGTGATGAGGATGATGTAATCGAATACACTACAGATCCTGAGCTTATTTTTGAAAAATGGCAAAACCTGGTCGATTTGGTTATTGATGGTGGTTATGGTGACAACGTAGGTTCTACTATTATTGATTTGTCAGGTCATGAACCAGTTATCATCAGGGAAGGTAAGGGCGACGTAGATATTATTTAA
- a CDS encoding DUF3307 domain-containing protein yields MVELFLMLILAHLIGDFLFQPTAWVKDKKKRKLKSKYLYFHVGLHFLLLLFTTQFNRHYLFAIILIVLSHFVIDSVKLFFEKKKTTKIWFFADQFMHFGVIAAVVYYYYPYQIPFEILYSSKSLALLTALILVTYVAAIVLKLMLSKWSVPIAKKNNNDTNNAGKYIGILERLFIFFFVLIDFWEGIGFLLAAKSIFRFGDLKESKDVKLTEYILIGTLLSFGLGILCAILYKQFVFFN; encoded by the coding sequence ATGGTAGAATTATTTTTAATGCTCATTCTGGCACACTTAATTGGTGATTTTTTATTTCAACCCACCGCTTGGGTCAAAGATAAAAAGAAGCGTAAACTGAAATCAAAATACCTGTATTTTCACGTTGGATTACATTTTTTATTGTTACTGTTTACAACTCAATTCAATAGACACTACCTGTTTGCTATTATCCTGATTGTTTTGAGTCATTTTGTCATTGATAGTGTCAAACTATTTTTCGAGAAAAAGAAAACGACAAAGATTTGGTTTTTTGCAGACCAGTTTATGCATTTTGGAGTTATTGCCGCTGTGGTCTATTACTATTATCCGTATCAAATACCATTTGAGATATTGTATTCTTCTAAAAGTTTGGCCTTATTAACGGCATTAATACTGGTAACCTATGTGGCTGCAATTGTTTTAAAACTAATGCTGTCAAAATGGAGTGTGCCAATAGCTAAAAAAAATAATAATGACACTAATAATGCAGGGAAATATATTGGGATTCTCGAACGACTGTTCATCTTCTTTTTTGTGCTGATTGATTTCTGGGAAGGAATTGGTTTTTTATTGGCAGCCAAATCCATTTTTAGATTTGGAGATCTTAAGGAATCCAAAGATGTAAAACTGACCGAATATATCTTGATTGGAACTTTGTTGAGTTTTGGACTGGGAATCCTTTGCGCTATACTCTATAAACAGTTTGTGTTCTTTAATTGA
- a CDS encoding sensor histidine kinase, translated as MNASIFSASVIMIILLYTNKLKSNDFKIKTLTNSFSKKEAEYLQLKNQVNPHFLFNNLNTLISFIEINPKKAVEFGHHLSNTYRHYLKNQNDDFVLLKEELEFIKEYLEIYKAKFENGFSFEISALPKENEYILSISLQETVDNVFKHNKMDEDSPLEIRISTGDNGLLIENSVSNKFSKQSNQVGLENINRRYKILTNKEIQINDSSSIYQVNLPILTLES; from the coding sequence TTGAACGCTTCAATCTTTTCGGCCTCTGTAATAATGATTATACTGCTTTATACCAATAAATTGAAAAGTAATGATTTTAAAATTAAAACTTTAACCAATTCCTTTTCTAAAAAAGAAGCCGAATATTTGCAATTGAAAAATCAGGTGAATCCTCATTTTTTGTTCAATAATTTGAACACTTTAATTTCTTTTATCGAAATAAATCCTAAGAAAGCGGTTGAATTTGGTCATCATTTATCGAATACCTATCGTCATTATTTAAAGAATCAAAACGATGATTTTGTTTTACTGAAAGAGGAATTGGAGTTCATAAAAGAATATTTAGAAATTTATAAGGCGAAATTTGAAAATGGTTTTTCATTTGAAATTAGCGCTCTTCCAAAAGAAAACGAATACATATTGTCCATTTCGCTGCAGGAAACTGTGGACAACGTTTTTAAGCATAACAAGATGGACGAAGATAGCCCTTTGGAAATCAGAATTTCAACAGGTGATAATGGCTTGCTTATTGAGAATTCCGTTTCTAATAAATTCAGCAAGCAATCCAATCAAGTAGGTTTGGAAAATATTAATAGACGCTATAAAATTTTGACTAATAAAGAAATCCAGATTAATGACAGTTCAAGTATCTATCAAGTAAATCTTCCCATTTTAACACTTGAATCCTAA
- a CDS encoding transposase yields the protein MALFKNRYKTESNRLKNWDYSREAIYFIILVTQNRECIFGAIEAGKMILNANGKIIETELLKSIVIREHWFFHNWIIMPNHIHLLIEIVSPIQTHDVEAPDTETHNVETHCSASLQTILSRKPNSISSFVAIFKSVTTKQINSQHNIDALQCGSTEFQNKIWQSNYHDHIVRNDNSFEKIYHYIKNNPKNWNMDSINSY from the coding sequence ATGGCCTTGTTTAAAAATAGATACAAAACAGAGTCGAATAGATTGAAAAATTGGGATTATTCCCGTGAAGCGATCTATTTTATTATATTGGTCACCCAAAATAGAGAATGTATTTTTGGTGCCATTGAAGCCGGTAAAATGATATTGAACGCAAATGGAAAAATCATTGAAACGGAATTATTGAAATCAATTGTAATACGGGAACATTGGTTTTTTCATAATTGGATCATTATGCCCAATCATATTCATTTGTTGATTGAAATTGTATCGCCTATACAGACGCATGATGTGGAGGCACCCGATACAGAGACGCACAACGTAGAGACGCACTGCAGTGCGTCTCTACAAACGATATTATCCCGTAAGCCCAATTCTATTTCATCATTTGTGGCAATTTTTAAATCGGTTACAACCAAACAAATTAATTCGCAACACAATATAGACGCATTGCAGTGCGGCTCTACAGAATTCCAAAATAAAATTTGGCAATCCAATTATCACGATCACATCGTTCGAAACGACAATTCGTTCGAAAAAATATACCATTACATAAAAAATAATCCTAAAAATTGGAATATGGATTCCATAAATTCCTATTAG
- a CDS encoding transcriptional regulator, with the protein MKAVITGDVINSRKVASALWMTDLKAVLDSYGKEPKDWEIYRGDSFQLVVEAVDALEIAFVIKATVKQHKLLDVRMAIGIGTIDYKTHKITESNGSAFVNSGECFEGLRKQTLGIQTPWPVFDKTFNLILQLTAMFSDNWTSTSAQILKEALQNPTINQNQLASVLNKKSQSSISASLKRAGYEELKNVIAFYKQEIEKQW; encoded by the coding sequence ATGAAAGCAGTAATTACCGGAGATGTTATCAATTCGAGGAAAGTAGCATCAGCTTTATGGATGACTGATTTAAAGGCCGTTTTAGATAGCTATGGAAAAGAACCAAAGGATTGGGAAATTTACAGAGGCGACAGTTTTCAGCTTGTTGTAGAAGCCGTTGATGCACTCGAAATCGCCTTTGTAATCAAGGCTACAGTCAAACAACATAAATTGCTTGACGTGCGGATGGCAATAGGAATAGGCACTATTGATTATAAAACCCATAAAATAACAGAGTCGAACGGAAGTGCTTTTGTAAATTCAGGAGAATGTTTTGAAGGTTTAAGAAAACAAACTTTAGGGATACAAACACCTTGGCCTGTATTTGATAAAACATTTAACCTTATTTTACAATTAACGGCTATGTTTTCAGATAATTGGACGAGTACATCAGCCCAAATTCTGAAAGAGGCATTACAAAATCCAACTATTAATCAAAATCAATTAGCAAGTGTTTTAAACAAAAAAAGCCAAAGTTCAATAAGTGCTTCCTTAAAAAGAGCGGGCTATGAGGAGTTGAAAAATGTGATTGCATTTTATAAACAAGAAATTGAAAAACAATGGTAG
- a CDS encoding M1 family metallopeptidase, which translates to MKYLFLFISSFIFAQQTQSIDFVSVLGKIAINPTTKSVSGAVNYDFVVLKPIDTIKIDAQNMDFSELKLNGKNINYQNTGKELQVIFPFKKGKNSLTFHYNASPKQTLYFVGSTATDDLQVWTQGQGKYSSHWFPSFDDVNEKVIFNLEITFDKNYQVISNGSLQFKSDLDGLSVWSYRMQKPMSSYLLMLAIGKFEQNIEKSKTGIPLEMHLEPKDLAKLEPTYRYSKRMFDFLEKEIGVKYPWKVYKQIPVRDFLYAGMENTSATLFSSRYVVDSIGFEDRNYINVNAHELAHQWFGDLITAQSGKHHWLQEGFATYYALLAEREIFGEDYFYSRLYESAQQIKYASRTDTIPVLNEKASSLSFYQKGAWTLFALHQAIGDKAFKKAVRNYLKKHAFKTVKTQDFWDEINKISDFDTNNFSKIWLETTVVNNHEINRLLLKNKTMKFLYEVEQLKKKTLEEKEVFCTEILKSKAYFTVKEAVVNQLKSEKFEAKKALLQLALETKNIQVRQAVAASLSKIPLEFRVQYESLLDDNSYQTREIALYYLWANFPEFRIDYLDRSKDWIGFNDFNLKTLWLSLAISTPNYTADKEKLINELVLYSSPAYEAITRQNALEKLVSFKLIDDVVLKNLVNATTHHMWQFSKYGRDTIRTLLKIEEWRTSFERILPDLNEKEQFQLNRLLN; encoded by the coding sequence ATGAAATATCTTTTTCTTTTTATTTCCAGCTTTATTTTCGCCCAACAAACACAATCGATTGATTTCGTATCAGTTTTAGGTAAAATAGCGATAAATCCAACGACTAAATCCGTTTCGGGAGCTGTAAATTATGATTTTGTGGTTTTGAAACCCATTGATACCATTAAAATTGATGCGCAAAATATGGATTTTTCGGAGCTGAAACTGAATGGGAAAAATATAAATTATCAGAATACCGGAAAGGAATTGCAAGTGATTTTTCCGTTTAAAAAAGGGAAAAACAGCCTTACATTTCACTACAATGCATCGCCTAAACAAACCTTATATTTTGTAGGTTCAACCGCCACTGATGACTTGCAAGTTTGGACCCAAGGTCAGGGAAAATATAGTAGTCATTGGTTTCCAAGTTTTGATGATGTGAATGAGAAAGTGATATTCAATTTGGAAATTACTTTTGACAAAAATTACCAAGTAATTTCAAATGGTAGTTTGCAATTTAAGTCGGACTTGGATGGACTTTCAGTTTGGAGCTATCGAATGCAAAAACCGATGAGTTCTTATTTATTGATGCTTGCCATTGGAAAATTTGAACAAAATATAGAAAAATCAAAGACTGGAATTCCTTTAGAAATGCATTTGGAACCAAAAGATTTAGCCAAATTAGAGCCGACTTATCGCTATTCAAAAAGAATGTTTGACTTTTTAGAGAAGGAAATTGGAGTGAAATATCCTTGGAAAGTTTACAAACAAATTCCCGTTCGAGATTTTTTGTACGCTGGCATGGAAAATACTTCTGCAACGCTATTTTCAAGTAGGTACGTTGTTGATTCTATAGGTTTTGAAGACCGCAATTATATCAATGTCAATGCGCACGAATTAGCTCACCAATGGTTTGGAGATTTGATCACTGCTCAAAGCGGTAAGCATCATTGGCTGCAGGAAGGTTTTGCAACCTATTACGCTTTGCTGGCCGAAAGGGAAATCTTTGGAGAGGATTATTTTTATTCCAGATTATACGAATCTGCTCAACAAATAAAATATGCTTCGCGAACAGATACGATTCCTGTTTTGAATGAAAAAGCAAGTTCATTGAGCTTTTATCAAAAAGGAGCTTGGACCTTGTTTGCTTTACATCAGGCAATAGGAGACAAGGCATTTAAAAAAGCGGTGCGTAACTATTTAAAAAAACATGCTTTTAAAACGGTTAAAACTCAGGATTTTTGGGATGAAATCAATAAAATATCGGATTTTGATACCAATAATTTTAGCAAAATTTGGCTTGAAACCACTGTTGTTAATAATCATGAAATCAATAGATTGCTTTTGAAAAATAAAACAATGAAGTTTTTGTACGAAGTGGAACAGCTAAAGAAAAAAACACTGGAAGAAAAAGAGGTTTTTTGTACAGAAATTTTAAAATCGAAGGCTTATTTCACTGTAAAAGAAGCAGTGGTTAATCAACTAAAAAGTGAAAAATTCGAGGCAAAAAAAGCATTACTTCAATTGGCATTGGAAACCAAAAACATCCAAGTTCGTCAGGCAGTAGCTGCTTCATTATCAAAAATTCCACTAGAATTTAGAGTCCAATATGAAAGTTTACTAGACGATAATTCTTATCAAACACGAGAAATAGCTTTGTATTATTTATGGGCTAATTTTCCGGAATTCCGTATTGATTATTTGGATAGATCAAAAGATTGGATTGGTTTCAACGATTTTAATCTAAAAACGCTATGGTTATCTTTGGCGATTTCGACCCCAAATTATACAGCTGACAAGGAAAAACTTATAAATGAATTGGTTTTGTATTCGTCACCGGCTTATGAGGCGATTACAAGACAAAATGCATTGGAGAAACTCGTTAGTTTTAAATTGATAGACGACGTAGTTTTGAAGAACCTAGTCAATGCCACTACGCACCATATGTGGCAATTCTCTAAATATGGAAGGGACACGATTCGGACTTTGTTAAAAATCGAGGAGTGGAGAACTTCATTTGAACGTATTTTGCCTGATTTGAATGAAAAAGAACAATTTCAATTGAATAGATTGTTAAATTAG
- a CDS encoding patatin-like phospholipase family protein, which translates to MKALVISGGGSKGAFAGGVAQYLLQNKNKNYDLFIGTSTGSLLIPHLALGKIDKIYTVFTDVNMAKIFDVNPFIVKNKNGIDTVRINHFNMIKQFFRRRRTFGESKRLLNYIKESFTIEDFDQLKALQTDIVISVTNLSKNRAEYKSIHDCNYDEFCNWIWISSNYIPFMSLVSINGFDYGDGGFSSLVPIQQAIIRGATEIDVIVLETEKTTDKIAIGKNPFSLLIDLFRIELDQIEKHDILLGKLTAADNNVKLNIFYTPIELTHNALVFNNDKMKEWWKKGFEYAHNKSEPKENLI; encoded by the coding sequence ATGAAAGCATTGGTAATTTCTGGTGGCGGTAGTAAGGGCGCTTTTGCTGGAGGTGTGGCTCAGTATTTATTGCAAAATAAAAATAAAAATTATGATCTTTTCATTGGAACTTCAACCGGAAGCTTGCTTATTCCTCATTTGGCTTTAGGGAAAATTGATAAAATTTATACTGTATTCACAGATGTTAATATGGCTAAAATATTTGATGTTAATCCTTTTATCGTTAAAAATAAAAACGGAATTGACACTGTAAGAATTAATCATTTTAATATGATCAAGCAGTTTTTTAGAAGGAGAAGAACCTTTGGTGAAAGTAAAAGGTTGCTTAATTACATCAAAGAGAGCTTTACGATTGAAGATTTTGATCAATTAAAGGCACTACAAACAGATATAGTGATTAGCGTTACTAATCTTTCTAAAAATAGAGCCGAATATAAATCAATTCATGATTGTAACTATGATGAATTTTGCAATTGGATTTGGATTTCGAGTAACTATATTCCCTTTATGAGTTTGGTTTCGATCAATGGATTTGATTACGGCGATGGGGGATTTTCGAGTTTGGTTCCTATTCAACAAGCTATTATTCGCGGTGCTACCGAGATAGATGTGATTGTTTTGGAAACCGAAAAGACAACCGATAAAATTGCCATCGGAAAAAATCCCTTTTCACTATTGATTGATTTATTCCGAATTGAATTAGATCAAATTGAAAAGCATGATATCTTGTTAGGAAAACTAACCGCAGCTGATAATAATGTAAAATTAAATATTTTCTACACGCCTATAGAACTGACGCACAACGCTCTGGTTTTTAATAATGATAAAATGAAAGAATGGTGGAAAAAAGGCTTTGAATACGCTCACAATAAAAGCGAACCTAAAGAAAACCTCATTTGA